The DNA sequence AAATGGACGCGGACGCTATTGACCTTTTAATTGCAGGTTCAAACGGAGATTCCCGCGTCCTTCTGAACGCGTTTGAAATCGCTGTAATAAACGCCCCTAAAATAAACAAAAGAACAGTGGTAACAAAGGAACTTATAAAAGAGGCGTTCCAAAAACGGTTTCTTATGTACGATAAAGCGGGCGACGAACATTACAACACTATTTCCGCTTTTATAAAAAGTATGCGCGCAAGCAATATAAATTCCGCTTTATATTATCTAGCGAGGATGGTAGAGGTTGGCGAAGACCCACTTTTTATTGCCCGAAGAATGGTTATCTTTGCTTCAGAGGATATAGGAATGGCGCAACCCACCGCTCTTGTTGTGGCAAACGAGGTTTTTAACGCTTGCGAAAAAATAGGGTATCCTGAATGCCAAATAAATCTGGCTCACGGTACCGTTTATTTGGCAAACGCTAAAAAAAGCAGAGCTTCTTATAACGGATATTTTAAAGCTTTGGAGGATGTTCAAAAATACGGCAATCTTCCAATACCTTTTGAGATATTAAACGCTCCCACAAAACTAATGAAGGAACTAGGGTACGGTAATAACTACAATCCCTACACCAAAAAAGACCTGCTTCCAGATAAATTAAAGGGAAGAGAATACTTTACTTAGCCGAGCCGCCGAGTTTCTCTATTTTTTTAAGCGCGGGTTTGGAATAAACAAACCCAACAAAATTTAGTTTCTTGGCAAATTTGCCATTGCCCAAAATTTTTATCCCGTCTTTTTCTATATTCTTGTACCCATCTTTTCTCAAAAATTCCACCGTAATCTTTGCGTTGTCTTCAAATTTATTAAAAAACTCCACATTCAAAACCGAATATTTCTTCTGGGTTGGGTTTCTAAAACCGCCCATTTGGGGAAGCCTTTTAACAAGAGGCAATTGCCCCCCTTCAAACCAAGGCTTTACTTTTCCCCTTCCTCTACTCTTCTGACCTTTTTGACCCTTCCCTACCGTATGCGCTCCTTTACCACTTCCAACACCTCGTCCTATACGTTTGCCTTTTTTTCTATTTCCTTTTATCCTAACTAAATTATTAAGCTCCATTTATTTGGTAAACTTTCCTCTTAAACTACTCCCCGAAACCAATTTCTTTAAAGCCATTAATGTGGCATAAGCGCAAACCTCTTTATTGCTACTCCCTATAATTTTAGCAGATAGGTTTTTTATACCCGCAAGTTCGGCAACAGGTCTCACCGCGCCCCCCGCAATGATCCCCGCTCCTTCGGGAGCCGGTTTTAACAAAACCGTAACACTCTTAAATTTAGCGCTAACTTCGTGCGGTATGGTACCCTCGCTAAGCTCTATTTTAACAGTATTGCCCCTTGCCAACGCCACTCCCTTCTTAATAGCGGAGTTAACATCTTTAGCTCTCCCTTTGCCAATTCCAACCCCCATATTTTCGTCTCCCGCAAGAACCAAAGCTGTAAAAGAAATACTATTACCGCCTTTAGTCTTTTTGGAAACTCTCTTAATTTGCAATACTTCTTCTTTAAAATTTGTAATCAAAACTGTATACCCCCTTTCCTAATACCTTCAGAAAGATTTTTAACAACCCCATGATATTTATACCCGCCCCTATCAAAAACCGCTTTCTTAACACCCTTTTTAAGCAACCTTTTTCCAAACTTCTCTCCAAACTCAAAAGATTTGTTCTTAACGCTAAAACCTGCCACTAGAGTTTTGGAATTGCTATCGTCTATAGCTTGCGCGTATATAAATTTGTTGGACCTAAAAACACTTAATCTAGGTTTGTCGGGCAATCCTGCAACCTTTGCCCTTATTCTAGCTTTTCGTCGGTCTATTGGTTTTTTATATCTTTTAACTTTGTTCATAAAAATTACACGCCAACTTTACCCGCTTTACCCGCTTTTCTCTTAACTATCTCGCCTTGATATCTTATGCCTTTGCCTTTGTAAGGTTCCGGTTTTCTGACCTTTCTAATATTTGCCGCCACCTGCCCCACCAAAGTTTTGTCTATTCCTAAAACAATTATTGTAGTCTGGTCAGGAACATTTAAAATTATGCCTTGCGGAGGAGTAATTACCACAGGATGTGAAAAACCTATTAACAGGGTAACATTTTCTCCCGTCTTAGACGCCCGAAACCCTACCCCAACTAATTCCAAAGTTTTTGAAAACCCTTCCGAAACCCCCGTTACCATATTAGCAATTAAAGCTCTATATGTTCCCCATAATGCTTGGGCCTCAGGGGTATCCGCTTTTTTTGTTACCTCTAAAACTCCTTCCTTGATTACTATACCCAATTCTTTTGGAACTGTGAGAAAATTTTCACCTTTCTGTCCCACCACTTTAACCACAGCTCCCTCTAAAGTTGTTTTCACACTATCTGGTATTAAAATTGGTAGTTTTCCTATTCTAGACATATCTTTTACCAAATCTCGCAAATAATTTCTCCGCCTAGTTTTCTTTTTCTTGCTTCCAAGTTGCTCATTAAACCACGGGATGTTGAGATAACAGACACCCCAAGTCCCCCCAAAACCTGTCTTATATCTTTATATCCTACATAAACTCTCCTGCCCGATTTGGATACCCGTCTTAAACCCATTACCGCCGGTTTGTCGTTTGCATAAGAAAGCTCCACATTTAAATACTTAAATTTTTCCTTTTCTTTTTTAAACACTTTAAAATCATTAATAAATTCCAGTTTCTTTAAAACCGTGCATAGCTCTTTAACCGCGGAAGAGTTGGGTACCTCAATATTAGTTTTACCGCGCATATATGCGTTTTTAATCTGCGACAAAAAATTTGATATGGTATCTTTATTCATAATTTTCAGGAACTAGATTTTTTAACTCCTGGGAGTTCCCCTTGATGAGCAAGCTCCCTAAAACAAATTCTGCAAATTCCGAATTTTCGTATAAAACCGCGGGGACGCCCGCAAAGCTGGCATCTGTTATACTCTCTGACTTTAAATTTAGGTTTTGCTTTTTGTTTTATAATTAAACATTTCTTTGCCATAATATTTTAATCTCTAAACGGAAACCCCAATACTTTTAAAAGCTTATAACCCGTTTCGTTATCTTGGGCAGTCGTAACCAAAGTAATTTGAAAATTCTTAACTTTATCTACCTTGTTTGCGTCAATTTCAGAAAAAACTGTGTGGTCGTTTATTCCCAAAGTATAATTTCCATTTTTATCAAAAGCCTTTCTGGAAAGACCTCTAAAATCGCGCAGTCGTGGCAAAACAATTTTAGTTAATTTTTCATAAAAATCCCACATTCTCTTACCTCGCAATGTTACCGAAAGACCCACAATATCCCCCTGCCTTATCTTAAAACCCGCTATGGATTTCTTGGCGGGACGAGTAGTAGGCATTTGACCCGTTATTAAAGATATGTCTTTTTTTGCGGACGCCATAAAATTTTTATCGTCTTTAAAATTTCCCAAACCCATATTAACCATAATCTTCAGAAGTTTGGGGGCGGCCATAACATTTCTTATCCCAAATTCTTTGGATACTAAATTTATTTTTTCCGTTAAAACTTCTTTCTTCATATTCTAAAAAGCCTCCTTACACTTTTTGCATTGTCTTAACTTCTTTCCCGCAGACATAAAATAACCTACTCTTGTTGGTTTAGAACATTTAGGACAAATTAATTTAACCCGAGAAACAGGTATCTTTTTTGTTATTTCAACAATACCCCCCTTGCTCTGGTCTTTTTGCTTTAAATGTTTCTTAACAACATTAACCTTTGCAACGATAACACTATTAAGTTTAGGAAAGGATTTTTCAACAACGCTTTCCTTGCCTTTCTCTTTGCCGTATATAATTTTTACCTTATCCCCTTTTCTTATTCGCATATTTTGTATTCCTAACAATACAGCCATATAACCATTAAACCATTTTCCTTCCTCCCCCCTACCAAACTTCACCCGCTTGCGAAACAATTTTCATAAATCCGCTGTCTCTAAGTTCTCTGCAAACAGGCCCAAAAATTCTGGACCCCACAGGGTTTTTATCCTTGTCCACAACAACTGCCGCGTTATCGTCAAACCTGATATAACTACCATCTATACGACGGACCTCCTTCCTTGTCCTAACTATTACCGCCTTAACTATACTATGGTCTTTAACAATACTGTTAGGAACCGCGCCTATAACCGCGCAAGTTATTATATCCCCAAGAGAAGCAAATCTTCTTTTTGAAGACCCGGGAATCCCAATACATTGCACTCTTTTAGCCCCGCTATTATCGGCTGAATTTAGATAAGTTCCCGCTTGAATCATAGTACCTCCAAAACGCGCCACTTTTTATCTTTGCTTAAAGGGCGACAAGACTCTATTTTAACAAAATCTCCTTCTTTCACTTTAATTTTTTCAGGTATGTGCGCTTTAAAAGTACTCGTACTCTTTACCCGCTTTTGATATAAGGAATGAGTTTTTACCATATCTACCACAACCGTAACCGTTTTTTGCATCTTCGCGCTTTTTACTTTTCCGACAAACGATTTTTTAGCCATTTTTTAAAATCTCCTTTTCTTTAATAATAGTTAACATCCGCGAAACATCGCCTCTGCCCTTTTTTAGTTTAGAGGTATCCTTTAGCTTACCTAAACTAGCCTCATAAGTCAATTTAGACAACTCTTTCAGAGCTTCCGCAAGTTTTTTGTTGAGTTCTCCGATTTCTAATTTTCTAAGTTCTTTAACATCCATAATTAATTCTCCAAAATGAAGCGAGTTTTCACAGCCAATTTACTTGAGGCTCTTGCAAAAGCTTCCCTTGCTAAAACCTCCGAAACACCCGCCAACTCAAAAATAATTTTTCCCTTTCTAACAACGCACCCGTAATGAGATACTATTCCTTTACCTCCGCCCATTCTTGTTTCGTTAGGCTTTTTGGTAATAGGTTTATCCGCAAAAGCCCTAATCCATAATTTCCCGCTTCTTTTTGTGTGGTGGGCTATAGCTTTTCTCGCCGCTTCAATTTGCGCCACTGATAAAATTCCAGAACTTTCCGCCTTTAGGGCAAATTTTCCAAAAGAAACTGTGGACCCTCTCACAGCGGGACCTTTAATAAAAGCGCCCACCATATGTCTTCTAAATTTTGTTTTCTTAGGCATTAACATAATAGTATAAATTCAAAAGTTTTATAAATTTGAATTTGGAATTTGATTTGTTATTTGAGTTTTGTCATTTGAATTTCATTTAACTTCCCCCTTATAAATCCAAACTTTTACTCCTATATTCCCGTAAGTTGTAAAGGCGGCTTTTTGACCATAATCAATATCCGCGCGCAAGGTCTGCAAAGGGACAGAACCGGAAACCCTGGTATCCGTCCGTCCAATGGAACTGGGTCCGCTCAAAACTCCCGAACAAGTTATTTTTATGCCTTTTGCCCCTTTTCCCATAGCCTTCTCAATCGCCCCCACCATAGCTCGCTTGTACGGAAACCTTTTCTCTATTTGACGGCATATCCCTTCGGCTACTAAACTTGCCGAAGTCTCATAATCTTTAATCGTTTCAACCACAAGCTCCACCTTAGACTTGGTAATTTTAGAAAGCTCATCCCTCAAAACCGTTGTGCCAGACCCCCCTCTTCCAATAACCACACCCGGTCTTGACACAAAAACGGTTATTTTAAGAGCGGAAATAGATCTATCCAACTCAATCCTACTTAAACCCGCCGAGGCGAGTTTATTTTTTAAAAACAATCTAACTTTTTTGTCTTCCAGAACATTTTTTACCCGCTCTTTTCCTTCCGCATACCAATGCGCTTTCCAGTCTTTGGTAATGCCCATTCTAAATCCTTCCGGATGCATCTTATTTCCCATTTTTTTTCACCTTTCCTTTCTTAGAACTTAAGGACAAAACCTTTTTGGATTCTGAATCCGAGGATTCTATATCCTTGAGTTTAGGTTTGGTCTCAACTTCAACCAAACCTTCTAATTTCATAGTTACATTAGTAGTCCTTTTCATAATTTTGTGATGCCCCCCTCTAGACACAAATCTACCCCTCTTTAAAGTAGTTCCAGGTCCTATTAATAATTCCTTTATATAAATAGTTTCTTCTTTTAGTCCCTTCGTTTTAGCATTCGTCTTTGCCGATTCCAGCAATTTCAAAAGCGGACCTGCCGCTTTTTTTTCGGCAAATTTTAATATTCTTTTAGCGGAGATATAATTCTGGTTCCGTAAAACCCTAGCAACCAACATCACTTTCCGCGGAGACATTCTTAAATTATTTAATTTAGCGCTTACCATATTATTTTCCATATTGTTTATCAGCAGGTTTAGAAAACCCTTTTTTGCTATGTCCTTTAAACACTCGCGTAGGAGAAAACTCTCCAAGTTTGTGCCCTACCATAGATTCGGTTACAAAAACCGGCGTAAATATTTTTCCATTATGCACTTCAAAATTAAGTCCCACCATTTCGGGAGTTATGGTACTCCTCCTTGACCATGTTTTTATAGGTTTACCGCCGTTACCTTTAGCTACCGTAACCTTTAACAATAGTTTCTTGTCCACAAAAACACCTTTTTTTAAACTTCTACTCATTTTTTCCTCCTTCTTTGTAAAATATATTTACTGGTCTGCTTTC is a window from the Patescibacteria group bacterium genome containing:
- a CDS encoding replication-associated recombination protein A, encoding MQPLADRIRPTNLSDFVGQKHILSKQSLLYKAIKSGNIFPIIFWGPPGSGKTTLARIIANETKAKFLEFSAVNTKTAELKKIFEDLRKNKSDGKTIIFIDEIHRFNKLQQDSFLPYVERGDILLIGATTENPSFEIIPPLLSRTRVFTLKSLSQDELKKIIETALKDNERGLGRFAVKMDADAIDLLIAGSNGDSRVLLNAFEIAVINAPKINKRTVVTKELIKEAFQKRFLMYDKAGDEHYNTISAFIKSMRASNINSALYYLARMVEVGEDPLFIARRMVIFASEDIGMAQPTALVVANEVFNACEKIGYPECQINLAHGTVYLANAKKSRASYNGYFKALEDVQKYGNLPIPFEILNAPTKLMKELGYGNNYNPYTKKDLLPDKLKGREYFT
- the rplO gene encoding 50S ribosomal protein L15 — encoded protein: MELNNLVRIKGNRKKGKRIGRGVGSGKGAHTVGKGQKGQKSRGRGKVKPWFEGGQLPLVKRLPQMGGFRNPTQKKYSVLNVEFFNKFEDNAKITVEFLRKDGYKNIEKDGIKILGNGKFAKKLNFVGFVYSKPALKKIEKLGGSAK
- a CDS encoding 30S ribosomal protein S5, which produces MITNFKEEVLQIKRVSKKTKGGNSISFTALVLAGDENMGVGIGKGRAKDVNSAIKKGVALARGNTVKIELSEGTIPHEVSAKFKSVTVLLKPAPEGAGIIAGGAVRPVAELAGIKNLSAKIIGSSNKEVCAYATLMALKKLVSGSSLRGKFTK
- the rplR gene encoding 50S ribosomal protein L18; the protein is MNKVKRYKKPIDRRKARIRAKVAGLPDKPRLSVFRSNKFIYAQAIDDSNSKTLVAGFSVKNKSFEFGEKFGKRLLKKGVKKAVFDRGGYKYHGVVKNLSEGIRKGGIQF
- the rplF gene encoding 50S ribosomal protein L6; protein product: MSRIGKLPILIPDSVKTTLEGAVVKVVGQKGENFLTVPKELGIVIKEGVLEVTKKADTPEAQALWGTYRALIANMVTGVSEGFSKTLELVGVGFRASKTGENVTLLIGFSHPVVITPPQGIILNVPDQTTIIVLGIDKTLVGQVAANIRKVRKPEPYKGKGIRYQGEIVKRKAGKAGKVGV
- the rpsH gene encoding 30S ribosomal protein S8, coding for MNKDTISNFLSQIKNAYMRGKTNIEVPNSSAVKELCTVLKKLEFINDFKVFKKEKEKFKYLNVELSYANDKPAVMGLRRVSKSGRRVYVGYKDIRQVLGGLGVSVISTSRGLMSNLEARKRKLGGEIICEIW
- a CDS encoding type Z 30S ribosomal protein S14, which produces MAKKCLIIKQKAKPKFKVREYNRCQLCGRPRGFIRKFGICRICFRELAHQGELPGVKKSSS
- the rplE gene encoding 50S ribosomal protein L5 encodes the protein MKKEVLTEKINLVSKEFGIRNVMAAPKLLKIMVNMGLGNFKDDKNFMASAKKDISLITGQMPTTRPAKKSIAGFKIRQGDIVGLSVTLRGKRMWDFYEKLTKIVLPRLRDFRGLSRKAFDKNGNYTLGINDHTVFSEIDANKVDKVKNFQITLVTTAQDNETGYKLLKVLGFPFRD
- the rplX gene encoding 50S ribosomal protein L24, coding for MRIRKGDKVKIIYGKEKGKESVVEKSFPKLNSVIVAKVNVVKKHLKQKDQSKGGIVEITKKIPVSRVKLICPKCSKPTRVGYFMSAGKKLRQCKKCKEAF
- the rplN gene encoding 50S ribosomal protein L14; amino-acid sequence: MIQAGTYLNSADNSGAKRVQCIGIPGSSKRRFASLGDIITCAVIGAVPNSIVKDHSIVKAVIVRTRKEVRRIDGSYIRFDDNAAVVVDKDKNPVGSRIFGPVCRELRDSGFMKIVSQAGEVW
- the rpsQ gene encoding 30S ribosomal protein S17, which codes for MAKKSFVGKVKSAKMQKTVTVVVDMVKTHSLYQKRVKSTSTFKAHIPEKIKVKEGDFVKIESCRPLSKDKKWRVLEVL
- the rpmC gene encoding 50S ribosomal protein L29, with protein sequence MDVKELRKLEIGELNKKLAEALKELSKLTYEASLGKLKDTSKLKKGRGDVSRMLTIIKEKEILKNG
- the rplP gene encoding 50S ribosomal protein L16, producing MLMPKKTKFRRHMVGAFIKGPAVRGSTVSFGKFALKAESSGILSVAQIEAARKAIAHHTKRSGKLWIRAFADKPITKKPNETRMGGGKGIVSHYGCVVRKGKIIFELAGVSEVLAREAFARASSKLAVKTRFILEN
- the rpsC gene encoding 30S ribosomal protein S3; this encodes MGNKMHPEGFRMGITKDWKAHWYAEGKERVKNVLEDKKVRLFLKNKLASAGLSRIELDRSISALKITVFVSRPGVVIGRGGSGTTVLRDELSKITKSKVELVVETIKDYETSASLVAEGICRQIEKRFPYKRAMVGAIEKAMGKGAKGIKITCSGVLSGPSSIGRTDTRVSGSVPLQTLRADIDYGQKAAFTTYGNIGVKVWIYKGEVK
- a CDS encoding uL22 family ribosomal protein, translating into MENNMVSAKLNNLRMSPRKVMLVARVLRNQNYISAKRILKFAEKKAAGPLLKLLESAKTNAKTKGLKEETIYIKELLIGPGTTLKRGRFVSRGGHHKIMKRTTNVTMKLEGLVEVETKPKLKDIESSDSESKKVLSLSSKKGKVKKNGK
- the rpsS gene encoding 30S ribosomal protein S19 yields the protein MSRSLKKGVFVDKKLLLKVTVAKGNGGKPIKTWSRRSTITPEMVGLNFEVHNGKIFTPVFVTESMVGHKLGEFSPTRVFKGHSKKGFSKPADKQYGK